A region from the Pelagovum pacificum genome encodes:
- a CDS encoding Maf family protein — translation MNARAPDPALKLVLASGSPRRRELLGQLGIVPAAIRAPDIDETPGKGEKPRDYVNRIARQKAEASVPSDDELVLCADTTVAAGRRIMGKPADRAEADAFLRLLSGRRHRVITAIAARRGDEIRVKDVETAVKMKVLSETEISNYLDTGDWDGKAGAYAIQGPAGALIPWINGSFTGVVGLPLAETATLLRTMGLVFGGKP, via the coding sequence GTGAATGCCAGGGCGCCAGATCCGGCGCTGAAGCTCGTCCTCGCCTCCGGGTCCCCCCGGCGGCGGGAGCTGCTCGGCCAGCTCGGTATCGTGCCAGCCGCGATCCGGGCGCCCGACATCGACGAGACGCCCGGCAAGGGCGAAAAACCCCGTGATTACGTGAACCGCATTGCCCGCCAGAAGGCGGAGGCGAGCGTGCCGTCCGACGATGAGCTGGTGCTCTGCGCCGACACCACCGTCGCGGCGGGCCGCCGGATCATGGGAAAGCCCGCCGACCGTGCCGAGGCTGACGCCTTTCTGCGCCTGCTCTCGGGGCGCCGCCACCGGGTCATCACCGCCATTGCCGCCCGGCGCGGCGACGAGATCCGCGTGAAGGATGTGGAGACCGCGGTTAAGATGAAGGTGCTCTCGGAAACCGAGATCAGCAACTACCTCGACACCGGCGACTGGGACGGCAAGGCGGGTGCCTACGCGATCCAGGGGCCGGCGGGTGCCCTGATCCCTTGGATCAACGGATCCTTCACCGGTGTCGTCGGCTTGCCGCTGGCGGAGACGGCGACCCTGTTGCGCACCATGGGACTGGTATTCGGAGGCAAGCCATGA
- a CDS encoding carbon-nitrogen hydrolase family protein: MKVGALAYRCERLPGWVAHEAKLDRLFAEAGPDLAVLPEYAAMEAALIAGEPDGTPRHWRDRAAERAGDWVEQAKHIAAIHKSWILAGTGPVVTDRGVVNRAWLVSPEGAVGTQDKMILTPYERTEMGMVPGESLTLFDTPLGKLGILVCYDSEFPLLARALVEAGADAILVPSCTDLPQGQTRVRVSCRARAVEGQCLVVQAPLVGQVSGCEPIDSSTGRAAVFTPPDLGLPPDGILAQTETDRQGWALVDVSLSDVTAARRSGQVGNVAHWSEQDHRVTDVRTLRL, from the coding sequence GTGAAGGTCGGCGCGCTGGCGTACCGGTGCGAGCGTCTGCCCGGCTGGGTCGCCCACGAGGCGAAGCTCGATCGGCTCTTCGCGGAGGCCGGGCCGGACCTCGCCGTATTGCCGGAATATGCCGCGATGGAAGCGGCGCTGATCGCGGGCGAGCCGGATGGCACGCCGCGGCACTGGCGCGACCGCGCCGCGGAGCGAGCCGGTGACTGGGTCGAACAGGCCAAGCACATCGCCGCGATCCACAAGAGCTGGATCCTCGCCGGCACCGGCCCGGTCGTTACCGACAGAGGAGTCGTGAACCGTGCCTGGCTCGTCTCGCCCGAGGGAGCGGTCGGCACGCAGGACAAGATGATCCTGACCCCCTACGAGCGCACCGAGATGGGTATGGTCCCCGGCGAGTCGCTGACCCTGTTCGACACACCGTTGGGCAAGCTCGGTATCCTTGTCTGCTACGACAGCGAATTTCCCCTTCTGGCACGGGCCCTTGTCGAAGCGGGGGCCGATGCGATCCTCGTCCCTTCCTGCACCGACCTGCCGCAGGGACAGACACGTGTCCGGGTCTCCTGCCGCGCCCGTGCGGTGGAAGGGCAGTGCCTCGTCGTACAGGCGCCGCTTGTCGGACAGGTGTCCGGTTGCGAGCCGATCGACAGCTCGACCGGGCGCGCGGCCGTCTTCACGCCACCCGACCTCGGACTGCCGCCCGACGGGATCCTTGCCCAGACGGAAACCGATCGGCAGGGCTGGGCGTTGGTGGATGTGTCGCTGTCGGACGTGACGGCGGCACGCCGCTCGGGCCAGGTCGGCAACGTTGCCCACTGGTCCGAACAGGATCATCGCGTCACGGATGTCAGGACGCTCCGCCTCTGA
- a CDS encoding DUF2948 family protein gives MTEDARFEDGGEQPLRLRALDAEDLAVISGLVQDGVLPGGEMTWDRKARRFGMLVNRFRWEDAPKAQARARDYERVQAVIAIENVELVRVQGIDPSDKDTVLSVLAITFEPGEDGAGHVLVTLAGDGAIRVQVEALEVLLRDVTRPYRAPSGKAPAHE, from the coding sequence GTGACCGAAGACGCCCGTTTCGAAGACGGTGGAGAGCAGCCTCTCCGCCTTCGCGCCCTCGATGCCGAGGACCTCGCCGTGATCTCCGGCCTCGTACAGGACGGGGTCTTGCCGGGTGGCGAGATGACGTGGGACCGCAAGGCCCGTCGTTTCGGTATGCTGGTGAACCGCTTCCGCTGGGAGGACGCCCCGAAGGCGCAGGCCCGCGCCCGCGACTACGAACGGGTGCAGGCGGTGATCGCCATTGAGAATGTCGAACTGGTGCGGGTTCAGGGGATCGACCCTTCCGACAAGGACACGGTCTTGTCCGTGCTGGCCATCACGTTCGAGCCGGGCGAGGACGGGGCGGGACATGTCCTCGTCACGCTGGCCGGCGACGGGGCGATCCGGGTGCAGGTCGAGGCGCTCGAAGTGTTGCTGCGCGACGTGACCCGTCCGTACCGCGCGCCCTCCGGCAAGGCGCCCGCGCACGAGTGA
- a CDS encoding UPF0262 family protein, translating to MTRICHIELEETGTSDTTPEMVQERKVAVYDLLEDNSFTLPSRDGREIPPGPYRLTLGIRERRFVFDIGTEGGDPAAEFHLSLGPFRQVVKDYYQICASYYDAVRSDSPRQVETIDMARRGIHNEGARVLQERLDGKADIDIDTARRLFTLLCVLNKET from the coding sequence ATGACCCGGATCTGCCATATCGAACTGGAGGAGACCGGCACCTCCGACACGACGCCGGAGATGGTCCAGGAGCGCAAGGTCGCGGTCTACGACCTGCTCGAGGACAACAGCTTCACCCTGCCGTCGCGGGATGGTCGCGAGATCCCGCCCGGCCCCTACCGGTTGACGCTCGGCATCCGCGAGAGGCGCTTCGTCTTCGACATCGGCACCGAAGGCGGCGACCCGGCGGCGGAATTCCACCTGTCGCTCGGGCCCTTCCGGCAGGTCGTGAAGGACTATTACCAGATCTGCGCGAGCTACTACGACGCCGTCCGTTCCGACAGCCCACGCCAGGTCGAGACGATCGACATGGCCCGGCGCGGCATTCACAACGAGGGCGCGCGCGTCCTTCAGGAACGGCTCGACGGCAAGGCCGATATCGACATCGACACGGCCCGGCGGCTTTTCACCCTTCTCTGCGTGCTCAACAAGGAGACCTGA
- the pepN gene encoding aminopeptidase N yields MPDNQHEKIFLSDYKAFPWKVDRVDLTFKLSPKATRVLSRIAFRPDPAAPAAPFFLHGESVRLISAAIDGEPVSPDVTDRGLTCDVPDRPFLWEAEVEISPEENTALEGLYMSNGIFSTQCEAEGFRRITFYPDRPDVLARFRVRIESDLPVLLSNGNPVASGKGFAEWDDPWPKPAYLFALVAGDLQPVRDTFTTRSGREVDLAIWVRKGDEHKCAWGLESLKASMKWDEETYGREYQLDIFNIVAVSDFNAGAMENTGLNIFNSALVLASPETATDAEFERIEGVIAHEYFHNWTGNRVTCRDWFQLSLKEGLTVYRDQQFTSDMRSAPVKRIEDALLLRARQFREDGGPLAHPVRPESFVEINNFYTLTVYEKGAEVVGMLKRLVGDNAWRAGCDLYFERHDGEAVTIEDWLAAFADTMGRDLEQFKRWYSQAGTPRLSVKEDWDGQTYKLTLTQSTPPTPGQSDKLPLVIPVAIGLLHPDGAEIVGTTMVEMSQETEVLTYDIADLCKRQGKDVARPVPSLLRGFSAPVIVEFERPTEENAFLLAHDTDPFNRWEAGRNLSREVLLKRAAGEEADDAHLVKGISSVLRDTHLDPAFKALVLGLPSEDDIAQGLHAAGKTPDPTAIHAAGEALRDRIAEELEPLLAKTFDENQVPGPYSPDAAAAGKRSLANRCLGLLSRRDDGARAAAQYDSADNMTLSLAALSALLNIGKGDAQLADFETKWRDDPLVMDKWFSLQVASAAPEDAATTADRLTGHPAFNWKNPNRFRSVFSPLANANPAGFHDPSGKAYELMADWLIRLDPVNPSIAARGSTAFDTWERYDTGRQEKMRAALQRILDTPNLSRDTREMVSRILGD; encoded by the coding sequence ATGCCGGACAACCAGCACGAGAAGATTTTTCTGAGTGATTACAAGGCGTTTCCTTGGAAGGTCGATCGCGTTGATTTGACCTTCAAGCTCTCGCCAAAAGCGACGCGCGTGCTATCGCGCATCGCATTCCGTCCCGACCCGGCGGCGCCGGCCGCCCCGTTCTTCCTTCATGGCGAGTCCGTTCGGCTGATCTCCGCCGCGATCGACGGCGAGCCGGTGAGCCCCGACGTGACCGACCGCGGCCTCACCTGCGACGTCCCGGATCGGCCCTTCCTGTGGGAAGCCGAGGTCGAGATATCGCCCGAGGAGAACACCGCCCTCGAAGGGCTCTACATGTCCAACGGCATCTTCAGCACTCAGTGCGAGGCTGAAGGATTCCGGCGGATCACCTTCTATCCCGACCGCCCCGACGTGCTCGCCCGGTTCCGCGTGCGTATCGAAAGCGACCTTCCCGTTCTCCTGTCGAACGGCAACCCGGTGGCATCCGGCAAGGGCTTTGCCGAATGGGACGACCCCTGGCCCAAGCCGGCCTACCTCTTCGCGCTGGTGGCCGGCGACCTGCAGCCGGTGCGCGATACTTTCACGACGCGGTCGGGGCGCGAGGTCGACCTTGCGATCTGGGTCCGCAAGGGGGACGAGCACAAGTGCGCCTGGGGTCTTGAGTCTCTCAAGGCTTCCATGAAGTGGGATGAAGAGACCTACGGCCGAGAGTACCAGTTGGACATTTTCAACATCGTCGCCGTTAGTGACTTCAATGCCGGGGCGATGGAGAATACCGGCTTGAACATTTTCAACTCCGCGCTGGTTCTCGCCTCTCCCGAGACCGCCACCGACGCGGAGTTCGAGCGGATCGAGGGCGTGATAGCTCACGAGTACTTCCACAACTGGACCGGCAACCGCGTCACCTGCCGCGACTGGTTCCAGCTGTCGCTCAAAGAAGGCCTGACCGTCTACCGCGACCAGCAGTTCACGTCCGACATGCGCTCCGCCCCGGTGAAACGGATCGAGGACGCTCTCTTGCTGCGCGCCCGCCAGTTCCGCGAGGACGGCGGCCCCCTCGCCCACCCGGTGCGGCCGGAAAGCTTCGTCGAGATCAACAATTTCTACACGCTAACCGTCTACGAGAAGGGGGCGGAGGTCGTCGGCATGCTGAAACGCCTCGTCGGCGACAACGCCTGGCGCGCCGGCTGTGACCTCTATTTCGAACGGCACGATGGTGAGGCCGTCACGATCGAGGATTGGCTCGCCGCTTTCGCGGACACGATGGGCCGCGACCTCGAACAGTTCAAACGCTGGTATTCGCAGGCCGGGACGCCGCGCCTGTCGGTGAAGGAGGATTGGGACGGACAGACCTACAAGCTGACGCTGACGCAAAGCACGCCTCCGACGCCGGGCCAGTCCGACAAGCTGCCGCTGGTGATCCCCGTGGCGATCGGACTTCTGCACCCCGACGGGGCGGAAATCGTCGGCACCACGATGGTCGAGATGAGCCAGGAGACCGAGGTTCTGACCTACGACATCGCCGACCTATGCAAGCGACAGGGAAAGGACGTGGCGCGGCCCGTTCCATCACTGCTCAGGGGCTTCTCCGCGCCGGTGATCGTGGAATTCGAGCGCCCGACGGAAGAGAATGCCTTCCTGCTGGCCCATGACACCGACCCGTTCAACCGCTGGGAAGCGGGCCGCAACCTGTCGCGGGAAGTGCTGCTCAAGCGCGCTGCGGGTGAAGAGGCGGACGATGCGCATCTCGTGAAAGGCATCTCGTCCGTGCTGCGCGACACGCACCTCGACCCGGCGTTCAAGGCGCTGGTGCTCGGCCTGCCGTCCGAGGACGATATCGCCCAAGGGCTGCACGCGGCGGGCAAGACCCCCGATCCGACCGCGATCCACGCGGCGGGCGAAGCGCTGCGCGACCGCATCGCGGAAGAGCTGGAACCGCTGCTGGCAAAGACCTTCGACGAAAACCAGGTCCCCGGCCCCTACAGCCCCGACGCGGCCGCAGCGGGCAAACGCAGCCTCGCCAACCGGTGTCTCGGGCTGCTGTCGCGGCGCGACGATGGCGCACGCGCTGCGGCGCAATACGACAGCGCAGACAACATGACCCTGTCGCTCGCGGCGCTGAGCGCACTGCTCAACATCGGCAAGGGCGATGCGCAACTCGCTGATTTCGAAACGAAATGGCGCGACGATCCGCTGGTCATGGACAAGTGGTTCTCGCTTCAGGTCGCCAGCGCCGCACCCGAGGACGCCGCCACGACGGCGGACCGCCTCACCGGGCACCCGGCGTTCAACTGGAAGAACCCGAACCGCTTCCGCTCCGTTTTCTCGCCGCTGGCCAACGCCAATCCGGCGGGCTTCCATGACCCGTCGGGCAAGGCTTACGAGCTGATGGCGGACTGGCTGATCCGGCTCGACCCCGTGAACCCGTCGATCGCCGCACGCGGCTCGACGGCGTTCGACACGTGGGAGCGCTATGACACCGGGCGGCAGGAGAAGATGCGCGCCGCGCTGCAACGCATTCTCGACACGCCGAACCTGAGCCGGGACACGCGCGAGATGGTCAGCCGCATCCTCGGCGACTGA
- a CDS encoding ketosteroid isomerase-related protein, giving the protein MTRDVLDRYYAAFNAKDIDAMLAELDEDVAHHVNEGEIRQGKEAFRAFCGHMSDCYDEHLTEIELFASDDGNRAAAEFMVNGTYLKTDPGLPEARNQAYRLPGGAFFTLRDGKIIRVTTYYNLADWLKQVS; this is encoded by the coding sequence ATGACACGCGACGTGCTGGACCGCTACTATGCCGCTTTCAACGCCAAGGACATCGACGCGATGCTCGCCGAACTCGACGAGGACGTGGCCCACCACGTCAACGAGGGCGAGATCCGTCAAGGCAAGGAGGCGTTCCGCGCTTTCTGCGGACATATGTCCGACTGCTATGACGAACATCTGACCGAGATCGAGCTCTTCGCCAGCGACGATGGCAACCGCGCGGCAGCCGAATTCATGGTGAACGGCACCTATCTGAAGACCGACCCCGGCCTGCCCGAGGCCCGTAACCAGGCTTACCGGCTGCCTGGCGGGGCGTTCTTCACCCTGCGCGACGGCAAGATCATCCGCGTCACGACTTACTACAACCTCGCCGACTGGCTGAAGCAGGTCTCATGA
- the infA gene encoding translation initiation factor IF-1 gives MAKEELLEFPGVVKELLPNATFRVELENGHEIIAHTAGKMRKNRIRVLAGDRVQVEMTPYDLTKGRINYRFR, from the coding sequence ATGGCCAAGGAAGAACTTCTCGAATTCCCCGGCGTCGTGAAGGAGCTCCTGCCGAATGCGACATTCCGGGTCGAGTTGGAGAACGGCCATGAGATCATCGCACACACGGCAGGCAAGATGCGCAAGAACCGCATCCGCGTCCTCGCAGGCGACCGCGTTCAAGTCGAAATGACGCCGTACGATCTGACCAAGGGTCGGATCAACTACCGCTTCAGGTGA
- the hisD gene encoding histidinol dehydrogenase — MARTLSTRDSTFETEFTALLGAKREDSPDVAETVAKIIADVRSRGDAALVELTNRFDRVSIGAEALRVSESEIDTEIAKVTDEDRAALELAAERIRDYHARQLPPDQSWQDAHGATLGWRWTAVNAAGLYVPGGLASYPSSVLMNAVPAKVAGVRRLAVTVPMPDGIANPLVLLACRLAGVDEVYRVGGAQAIAALAYGTETVRPVDKITGPGNVFVAAAKRAVFGQVGIDMIAGPSEILVISDGTGDPDWIALDLLSQAEHDESAQSLLITTDPAQADAVRAAVEARLETLERREIAGKSWEEFGAIITVSDLDEAAALSDRIAPEHLELVVDDPETLAAKITNAGALFLGQWTPEAIGDYVGGPNHVLPTARSARFSSGLSVMDFVKRTTIARMTPEALKAVGPAAETLAKAEGLEAHGLSVRARLDQLNEGGA, encoded by the coding sequence ATGGCCCGCACCCTTTCCACGCGCGATTCCACGTTCGAGACCGAGTTCACGGCGCTTCTCGGTGCCAAACGCGAGGATTCGCCTGACGTGGCGGAGACGGTGGCGAAGATCATCGCCGATGTCCGCAGCCGTGGCGACGCGGCGCTGGTGGAGCTGACCAACCGCTTCGACCGGGTGTCCATCGGAGCCGAGGCGCTGCGCGTCTCCGAGTCCGAGATCGACACCGAGATCGCGAAGGTGACGGACGAGGACCGCGCCGCGCTCGAACTCGCGGCGGAGCGGATCCGCGACTACCACGCCCGACAGCTGCCGCCGGACCAGTCGTGGCAGGATGCGCATGGCGCGACGCTCGGCTGGCGCTGGACGGCTGTCAACGCGGCGGGGCTCTATGTGCCGGGCGGGCTCGCCTCCTATCCCTCGTCGGTCCTGATGAATGCCGTCCCCGCCAAGGTCGCCGGGGTCCGCCGGCTTGCCGTCACTGTCCCTATGCCGGACGGCATCGCCAATCCGCTGGTGCTGCTCGCCTGCCGCCTCGCCGGGGTTGACGAGGTCTACCGGGTCGGCGGTGCGCAGGCGATCGCGGCGCTGGCCTACGGCACCGAGACGGTGCGCCCCGTGGACAAGATCACCGGTCCCGGCAACGTCTTCGTCGCCGCCGCGAAACGCGCCGTCTTCGGGCAGGTGGGCATCGACATGATCGCCGGCCCGTCCGAAATCCTCGTCATCTCCGACGGCACCGGCGACCCCGACTGGATCGCGCTCGACCTGCTCAGCCAGGCGGAGCACGACGAAAGCGCGCAGTCGCTCCTGATCACGACCGATCCCGCGCAGGCGGACGCCGTGCGTGCCGCCGTCGAGGCGCGGCTCGAAACGCTCGAACGGCGCGAGATCGCAGGCAAATCGTGGGAGGAGTTCGGCGCGATCATCACGGTCTCCGACCTCGACGAGGCGGCCGCGCTCTCCGACCGGATCGCGCCCGAGCACCTCGAACTGGTTGTCGACGATCCGGAGACGCTGGCCGCCAAGATCACCAACGCCGGGGCGCTCTTCCTCGGCCAGTGGACGCCCGAGGCGATCGGCGATTACGTCGGCGGGCCGAACCACGTGCTGCCGACCGCCCGGTCGGCGCGCTTCTCCTCCGGCCTGTCGGTGATGGATTTCGTCAAGCGCACGACCATCGCGCGGATGACGCCCGAGGCACTGAAAGCGGTCGGCCCGGCGGCGGAGACGCTGGCGAAGGCCGAGGGACTCGAAGCGCATGGCCTGTCCGTGCGGGCGCGGCTCGACCAGCTGAACGAGGGCGGCGCATGA
- a CDS encoding ribonuclease E/G, giving the protein MKGRRVVLDHINGQEAAALLVDGQLDDFLIDDPDRPRPGTIYRAICDRPMKGQGGMTVRLPDGGSGFLRQVKGLSPGQPLLVQVTGYVEDGKAVPLTPKILFKSRYAIATPDAPGLNVSRRIREEEEQVRLKDIAHDLVPDGMGLILRSACEGASEEDIAEDITAMLSLADAVAADAEGREPLSLIDGDSPHTLAWREWEGVQDVVTEPGGFEREGVLDALETLTAGVVPLGAGDMAVQPTRALVAVDVDTGGDTSPAAGLKANIAAAKALPRTLRVLGLGGQITVDFAPMSKANRKQVETSLRAAFRSDPIETALVGWTPLGHYELQRKRERAPLARVWRP; this is encoded by the coding sequence ATGAAGGGCCGCCGCGTCGTTCTCGACCATATCAACGGGCAGGAGGCCGCCGCGCTGCTGGTCGACGGCCAGCTCGACGACTTCCTGATCGACGATCCCGACCGGCCACGACCCGGCACGATCTATCGCGCGATCTGCGACCGGCCGATGAAGGGGCAGGGCGGCATGACCGTGCGCCTGCCCGATGGCGGGTCGGGATTTCTGCGCCAGGTCAAGGGCTTGTCGCCCGGGCAACCGCTTCTCGTACAGGTGACCGGATACGTGGAAGACGGCAAGGCCGTGCCGCTGACGCCGAAGATCCTGTTCAAGAGCCGCTACGCCATTGCCACGCCCGATGCGCCGGGGCTCAACGTCTCCCGCCGCATCCGCGAGGAGGAGGAACAGGTCCGCCTGAAGGACATCGCCCACGACCTCGTCCCTGACGGCATGGGCCTGATCCTGCGTTCCGCCTGCGAGGGGGCGTCGGAAGAGGATATCGCCGAGGACATCACCGCCATGCTCTCGCTCGCGGACGCCGTCGCGGCGGATGCCGAGGGTCGCGAGCCGTTGTCGCTGATCGACGGTGACAGCCCGCACACGCTCGCCTGGCGGGAGTGGGAAGGCGTGCAGGACGTCGTGACGGAGCCGGGCGGGTTCGAGCGTGAAGGCGTGCTTGATGCGCTCGAGACGCTGACCGCCGGCGTCGTGCCGCTCGGCGCGGGCGACATGGCGGTCCAGCCGACCCGTGCGCTCGTCGCGGTGGATGTCGACACGGGCGGTGACACTTCGCCTGCGGCGGGTCTGAAGGCGAATATCGCGGCGGCCAAGGCGCTACCGCGCACGTTGCGGGTGCTCGGCCTCGGCGGGCAGATCACGGTTGATTTCGCGCCGATGTCGAAGGCCAACCGCAAGCAGGTCGAAACCTCGCTGCGCGCCGCCTTCCGGTCCGATCCGATCGAGACGGCCCTCGTCGGATGGACCCCGCTTGGCCATTACGAGTTGCAGAGGAAACGCGAACGCGCGCCGCTCGCGCGTGTCTGGAGGCCCTGA
- a CDS encoding GNAT family N-acetyltransferase, producing the protein MSLSYRILRGADVEDRLDDLAALRIDVFRDWPYIYDGSMDYERRYMASYRDNPDAVLVGAFDGDSLVGAATGSPMEAHGEDFAAPFEGTDIPLAEIFYCAESVLRAEYRGQGAGHAFFDAREAHARALGRRYSAFCSVMRPDDHPLRPADHRALDPFWRKRGYEPLEGVIARFRWRDVGETEETEKPLQFWMKRL; encoded by the coding sequence ATGAGCCTGAGCTATCGCATCCTGCGCGGCGCGGATGTCGAGGATCGGCTCGACGACCTCGCTGCACTGCGGATCGACGTATTCCGCGACTGGCCCTACATCTACGACGGCTCGATGGACTACGAACGTCGCTACATGGCGAGCTACCGCGACAACCCCGACGCCGTGCTGGTCGGCGCCTTCGACGGCGACAGTCTGGTCGGGGCGGCCACCGGCTCTCCGATGGAAGCGCATGGCGAGGATTTCGCCGCGCCATTCGAGGGCACTGACATACCGCTCGCCGAGATCTTCTACTGCGCCGAGTCGGTCCTGCGCGCCGAATACCGAGGGCAGGGGGCCGGCCACGCCTTCTTCGACGCGCGCGAGGCGCATGCCCGCGCGCTCGGCCGCCGTTATTCTGCCTTCTGCTCCGTCATGCGGCCCGATGACCATCCGTTGCGGCCTGCCGATCACCGCGCACTGGACCCGTTCTGGCGCAAGCGCGGCTACGAACCGCTGGAGGGTGTCATTGCCCGCTTCCGCTGGCGCGACGTCGGTGAGACGGAAGAGACCGAGAAGCCCCTGCAATTCTGGATGAAACGGCTGTGA
- a CDS encoding arsenate-mycothiol transferase ArsC, translating to MKATVPQALPSSVLFCCDHNAVRSPMAEGIMKQLYGQGCYIQSVGVKNDLEIDGFAIAVCQEIGVELSRHRVRSFESMEQLGDTLSSFDLILALSPASQRRALELTRYCHLELEYWPVLDPTGLGRTRQDQLASYRQTRDQIRQKLIDRFGDPTA from the coding sequence GTGAAGGCAACGGTCCCGCAGGCTCTTCCAAGTTCGGTCCTGTTCTGCTGCGATCACAACGCCGTCCGCTCGCCCATGGCCGAGGGCATCATGAAGCAGCTCTACGGGCAGGGCTGCTACATCCAGTCCGTCGGCGTGAAGAACGACCTCGAGATCGACGGCTTCGCCATTGCCGTCTGTCAGGAAATAGGTGTGGAGCTGTCGCGCCATCGCGTCCGGTCGTTCGAGAGCATGGAGCAGCTCGGCGACACGCTATCGTCCTTCGATCTGATCCTCGCACTGTCGCCCGCCTCGCAGCGCCGGGCGCTGGAGCTGACGCGCTATTGTCACCTCGAACTGGAATACTGGCCGGTACTCGACCCCACCGGGCTGGGCCGCACGCGGCAGGATCAGCTTGCATCCTATCGCCAGACCCGCGACCAGATCCGCCAGAAACTGATCGACCGCTTCGGAGACCCGACCGCATGA
- a CDS encoding DNA gyrase inhibitor YacG, which yields MSCPICGKVTDEKVRPFCSKRCADIDLAKWLGGDYRLPGEPATEEDFDEAEREERRNLPH from the coding sequence ATGAGCTGCCCGATCTGCGGCAAGGTAACGGATGAGAAGGTCCGCCCGTTCTGCTCCAAGCGCTGCGCCGACATCGACCTCGCCAAGTGGCTTGGTGGCGACTATCGCCTGCCGGGCGAGCCTGCGACGGAAGAGGATTTCGACGAGGCCGAGCGCGAGGAGCGCCGCAATCTCCCCCACTGA